In Arsenophonus sp. aPb, one DNA window encodes the following:
- a CDS encoding septation protein A, whose translation MRQLLDFIPLIVFFIVYKKVDIFYASGALMVATALSMLAIYLIYKKIAKSSLITLVIVIIFGGLTLIFHSDLFIKWKVTVIYAIFSLALLVSQYFTQKPLIQRMLGKEIHLANEIWCKLNLSWAIFFAICALVNIYVAFWLPQDVWVNFKVFGLTAVTLIFTILSMVYIYKHLPKEQK comes from the coding sequence ATGAGACAACTATTAGATTTTATTCCTCTCATTGTTTTCTTTATTGTATATAAAAAAGTAGATATTTTTTACGCATCTGGCGCATTGATGGTTGCAACCGCTTTATCTATGCTGGCTATCTATCTTATCTATAAAAAAATTGCGAAAAGTTCGTTAATTACTTTAGTAATCGTGATAATTTTTGGCGGGTTGACCTTGATTTTCCATAGTGATCTTTTTATTAAATGGAAAGTGACGGTTATTTACGCTATTTTTTCATTAGCACTATTAGTCAGTCAGTATTTTACCCAAAAACCATTAATTCAAAGGATGCTGGGTAAAGAGATCCATTTAGCTAATGAAATTTGGTGTAAATTAAATCTATCATGGGCCATCTTTTTTGCCATCTGTGCGTTAGTTAATATTTATGTTGCCTTTTGGCTCCCTCAGGACGTCTGGGTCAATTTTAAAGTTTTTGGTTTGACCGCGGTCACGCTAATATTTACAATACTTAGCATGGTGTATATATATAAACATCTTCCTAAAGAACAAAAGTAA
- the yciA gene encoding acyl-CoA thioester hydrolase YciA yields the protein MTQQQLPQGELVLRTLAMPADTNANGDIFGGWLMSQMDIGGAILAKENALGRVVTVAVNGITFQKPVSVGDVICCYAHCIKTGNTSITINIEVWVKKVSSEPVGQRYRATEAIFTYVAVNEDNSPRCLPEDKRHYQLSTPDNSTFS from the coding sequence ATGACACAACAACAATTACCACAAGGGGAATTAGTTCTCCGTACATTAGCAATGCCCGCCGATACAAATGCTAACGGCGATATATTCGGCGGGTGGCTAATGTCACAAATGGATATTGGCGGCGCTATTCTAGCAAAAGAAAACGCACTTGGTCGCGTTGTTACTGTCGCCGTCAATGGGATCACGTTCCAAAAACCAGTCTCGGTCGGCGATGTGATATGTTGTTATGCTCATTGCATTAAAACAGGTAACACTTCTATCACCATCAATATTGAAGTCTGGGTCAAGAAAGTTTCTAGTGAGCCAGTAGGCCAACGCTATCGAGCTACAGAAGCCATTTTCACTTATGTCGCCGTTAATGAGGATAACTCTCCCCGTTGCTTACCTGAAGATAAACGTCATTACCAATTATCTACCCCAGATAACTCAACTTTCTCTTGA
- the cls gene encoding cardiolipin synthase translates to MATVYILLNWALLFLYWLMIATVTIRILLKRRPVTSALTWLLIIYIIPLVGVIAYLAFGELHLGKRRVMKAKRMWPSVETWLEKLKQSKHIFCKSNSRVAEPLFELCEKRQGIGGVKGNKIQLLTNYQDALTTIIRDINAAHYNIEMVFYIWQDGGLVDEVTQALINAAKRGVKCRIMIDSAGSWSFFHSHQPKKMRQAGIELIESLKVNLFRFFLRRMDLRQHRKIIIIDNYISYVGSMNMVDPRFFKQNAGVGQWVDIVVRMEGPVSTTLGIVYAFDWEMETGQRILPPPPDTNIMPFEQSSGHTTQVIASGPGFPEELIQQSLITAIFSARKQLILTTPYFVPSDDLIHAICTAAMRGVEVLMVIPNRNNSFLVRWASRAFYSELLEAGVKIYQFNDGLLHTKSLSIDGELSLIGSVNLDMRSLWLNFEITVVIDDKSFGNDLILVQYDYIARSTPLIQKNWNKRPLWNRVIERICYFFSPLL, encoded by the coding sequence ATGGCAACCGTCTACATATTATTGAACTGGGCTTTACTTTTTCTGTACTGGCTAATGATCGCCACGGTTACTATACGCATTTTATTAAAACGACGCCCGGTTACTTCGGCCCTGACCTGGCTATTGATTATTTATATTATTCCACTGGTTGGCGTTATTGCATATCTGGCTTTTGGTGAGTTACACCTTGGCAAACGACGAGTAATGAAAGCAAAGAGGATGTGGCCTTCAGTTGAAACCTGGCTTGAAAAACTCAAACAATCTAAACATATTTTTTGTAAAAGTAACAGCCGAGTGGCTGAACCTTTATTTGAACTCTGCGAAAAAAGACAAGGAATTGGCGGCGTTAAAGGTAATAAAATTCAACTTTTAACCAATTATCAAGACGCTTTGACTACTATTATACGCGATATTAACGCAGCCCATTATAATATCGAAATGGTATTTTATATTTGGCAAGACGGAGGATTAGTTGATGAAGTTACGCAAGCCCTGATTAATGCGGCAAAACGTGGTGTAAAATGCCGAATTATGATTGATTCTGCCGGTAGCTGGTCTTTTTTTCATAGCCATCAACCAAAAAAAATGCGACAAGCTGGAATAGAACTAATAGAATCATTAAAAGTAAATTTGTTCCGTTTTTTTCTTCGTCGAATGGATCTGCGTCAACATCGAAAAATAATCATTATTGATAATTATATTTCCTATGTTGGTAGTATGAATATGGTTGATCCTCGCTTTTTTAAGCAAAATGCCGGTGTGGGCCAATGGGTAGATATCGTCGTCCGGATGGAAGGACCTGTCTCAACAACACTTGGCATTGTTTATGCCTTTGATTGGGAAATGGAAACGGGTCAACGCATTCTTCCCCCCCCCCCCGATACCAATATTATGCCATTTGAACAATCAAGTGGTCATACAACCCAAGTGATTGCTTCAGGCCCCGGTTTTCCGGAAGAATTAATTCAGCAATCTTTAATAACCGCTATTTTTTCTGCACGTAAGCAGTTGATCCTAACTACCCCTTACTTTGTTCCCAGTGATGATCTAATTCATGCTATTTGTACTGCAGCGATGCGAGGCGTAGAAGTATTAATGGTCATCCCTAATCGAAATAATTCTTTTTTAGTTCGTTGGGCAAGCCGGGCATTCTATTCGGAATTATTAGAAGCCGGCGTTAAGATTTATCAATTCAACGATGGGCTTTTACACACTAAAAGCCTATCTATTGATGGTGAGTTAAGCCTAATCGGTTCAGTTAATTTAGACATGAGAAGCCTTTGGCTTAATTTTGAAATTACTGTTGTTATTGATGATAAGAGTTTTGGTAACGATTTAATATTAGTTCAATACGATTACATTGCTCGCTCTACGCCTTTGATTCAGAAGAATTGGAATAAACGCCCGTTATGGAACCGTGTTATCGAACGTATTTGCTATTTTTTTAGTCCGTTATTGTAA
- a CDS encoding TonB family protein encodes MRWIRSASFIGLSLFLHASLAVSWFLLQPMLSASTAESMSVAMVTLAAPGRISQSVNVADNKPEGAIKPKIESDVEPKLALPVKKKVIQKKLIVKQNSKSKQLVEHQIKKTIVEQSNQQQANISDVNVGVNNNQQSSQMASPSFAIEGPKALRIQHPDYPDRARKLGKEGYVNVLYDIDENGRVVNLEVVDSSPRGMFEREVKRAMNRWYYEKIPAKGLKKTFLFKIDGSINLS; translated from the coding sequence ATGCGTTGGATCCGTTCGGCATCATTTATTGGTTTATCATTATTTCTACATGCTTCGTTAGCGGTATCTTGGTTTTTATTGCAGCCTATGTTATCGGCTTCGACAGCTGAATCTATGTCAGTAGCTATGGTCACCTTGGCTGCACCTGGTAGGATTAGCCAGTCGGTGAATGTCGCTGATAATAAACCAGAAGGGGCTATAAAGCCTAAAATAGAGTCTGATGTTGAACCCAAATTGGCATTACCTGTGAAAAAGAAGGTCATACAGAAAAAGTTAATTGTTAAACAAAATTCTAAATCTAAGCAGTTAGTAGAACATCAAATTAAAAAAACCATTGTCGAACAGTCAAATCAACAACAAGCTAATATAAGCGATGTTAATGTTGGTGTTAATAACAATCAGCAGTCTAGCCAAATGGCTTCACCATCATTTGCCATAGAAGGTCCTAAGGCATTGAGAATTCAACATCCAGATTATCCTGATCGCGCTCGTAAACTCGGTAAAGAAGGCTACGTAAATGTTCTGTATGATATTGATGAAAATGGCAGAGTCGTTAATCTAGAAGTGGTTGATTCATCACCTAGAGGTATGTTCGAACGTGAAGTTAAGCGCGCGATGAATCGTTGGTATTATGAAAAAATTCCGGCTAAGGGATTAAAAAAGACATTCCTTTTTAAAATTGATGGTTCAATTAATCTTTCTTAA
- a CDS encoding YchE family NAAT transporter has translation MVGTLLDLPNYIKFFLGLFALVNPIGILPVFISMTNYQSVTERNRTNLVANFSVAIILCISLLVGEVFLKLFGISIDSFRIAGGIVIAAIAMSMISGRIGEDKQNKQEKSESVIRDSIGVVPLALPLMAGPGAISSCIVWSSRWLGWQNLVGLSLTCIFFALCCWLLFRSATILVKYLGQTGINVVTRIMGLLLMSLGIEFIITGTKSVFPGLL, from the coding sequence GTGGTTGGTACTTTACTGGATCTTCCTAATTATATTAAGTTTTTTTTAGGTCTTTTTGCGTTAGTTAATCCGATAGGAATTTTGCCTGTATTTATTAGTATGACTAATTATCAATCTGTGACAGAAAGAAATCGAACTAATTTAGTAGCTAATTTTTCTGTGGCAATTATTTTATGTATTTCGTTATTGGTGGGTGAGGTTTTTTTAAAATTATTTGGTATTTCTATTGATTCTTTTCGTATTGCTGGCGGAATAGTCATTGCGGCCATTGCTATGTCTATGATTAGTGGTCGAATAGGTGAAGATAAGCAGAATAAACAAGAAAAATCAGAAAGCGTTATTCGTGACAGCATTGGTGTTGTTCCTTTAGCACTTCCATTAATGGCTGGGCCTGGAGCAATCAGTTCATGTATTGTCTGGTCTTCTCGCTGGCTGGGATGGCAAAATTTAGTTGGTCTATCGTTAACTTGTATCTTTTTTGCTTTGTGCTGTTGGTTACTTTTTCGCTCAGCAACAATTCTAGTTAAGTATTTAGGACAAACGGGAATTAATGTTGTTACTCGTATTATGGGATTACTATTAATGTCACTTGGAATTGAGTTTATCATCACAGGGACTAAATCAGTTTTTCCCGGATTGCTTTAA